One segment of Nomia melanderi isolate GNS246 chromosome 10, iyNomMela1, whole genome shotgun sequence DNA contains the following:
- the bmm gene encoding brummer isoform X3: MSLRTLEMGGAITTPSPSANRRFREMTSNVLRVAREARQRTLGPFSPSFNVQAILLESLQKFLPNDAHIRVSGKLHISLTRVYDGKNVIVSQFSSREDLLQALLASAFIPFFSGLFPPRFHGIRYMDGGFSDNLPTLDENTITVSPFCGESDICPRDVSSQLFHVNFANTSIELSRQNIYRFARILFPPNPEILSNMCKQGFDDALRFLHRNNLLNCTRCLAVQSTFVVSETLDDNMDYDPECVECKMHRQEALVSKLPETVMTIFQDAIDSANKGLINWLFKHRSVKLLSLLSLPYTLPADVVYATFTNLIGNNIDTRTLEYKVVGNILHRPVQTISCSRHKASRFILNVPKLRRNLLELRTFFLEQLSMLFPKINIYYQQVPQTIKCHLAFTEYGSNIYSMEAVDETDSVYKNQKNLNLTLQYNEIQPWNDHTNKSKCVINMSDLSTVDDTLENILQVTSDQEAVMAYYYMDDNNKVQVTEIFDVTESESRAMLSIDEVENNKKLQFDEWDEPTWLSEHTLNNVVTESLYTDGNQQSMEDLSDISLEDDILGVSNISSDTESEWAVSKDPQTVQVSSPPDSRPEVDQPSLSV; encoded by the exons ATGAGTTTAAGAACGCTGGAAATGGGCGGAGCGATCACCACACCATCACCGTCAGCCAATCGACGGTTTA GGGAAATGACCAGTAATGTATTGCGGGTAGCACGTGAAGCGCGGCAACGCACTCTTGGCCCGTTCAGTCCATCCTTCAATGTACAAGCAATATTGTTAGAAAGCTTGCAAAAG TTCCTTCCCAATGACGCTCACATTCGAGTCAGCGGTAAACTTCATATCTCCTTGACGAGGGTATAcgatggaaaaaatgtaattgtgTCACAGTTCTCTTCTAGAGAAGACTTATTACAG GCATTACTAGCAAGTGcatttattccatttttttctGGTCTTTTTCCACCAAGGTTTCATGGTATTAGATATATGGATGGCGGTTTTAGCGATAATCTTCCTACACTTGATGAAAATACAATTACCGTTAGTCCCTTCTGTGGTGAAAGTGACATCTGTCCAAGAGATGTGTCTTCCCAATTGTTTCAT GTAAATTTTGCAAATACTAGTATAGAACTATCAAGGCAAAATATATATAGGTTTGCAAGAATACTCTTTCCACCTAATCCAGAg ATACTTTCGAATATGTGCAAGCAAGGATTTGATGACGCGTTAAGATTTTTACATCgtaataatttacttaattgTACTCGATGTTTGGCTGTGCAGTCTACATTCGTCGTCTCTGAAACCCTTGATGATAATATGGATTACGATCCTGAATGTGTAGAATGTAAAATGCATAGACAG GAAGCATTAGTATCTAAGTTACCTGAAACAGTTATGACCATATTCCAAGATGCAATCGATTCTGCCAATAAAGGTCTTATTAATTGGTTATTCAAACATCGAAGCGTAAAACTCTTATCGTTACTTAGTTTACCATACACTTTACCTGCAGATGTAGTGTATGCAACTTTTACAAA TTTGATTGGTAACAACATAGATACTCGCACCTTGGAATACAAAGTAGTGGGAAACATACTTCATAGACCCGTGCAGACAATTTCTTGTTCTAGGCATAAGGCATCTCG gttCATCTTAAATGTTCCTAAGTTACGAAGAAACTTGTTAGAAttaagaacatttttcttgGAACAATTGAGTATGTTATTTCCTAAAATCAACATATATTACCAACAAGTTCCACAAACCATTAAGTGTCACTTGGCTTTCACAGAATATGGATCAA ACATCTACAGTATGGAAGCAGTAGATGAGACTGATAGCGTGTACAAAAATCAGAAGAATCTAAATTTAACTCTGCAATACAATGAAAT ACAACCATGGAACGATCACactaataaatcaaaatgtgTTATAAATATGTCGGACCTTTCAACGGTTGATGATActttagaaaatattcttcAG GTAACTTCGGATCAAGAAGCAGTTATGGCATATTATTATATGGATGACAATAACAAAGTACAAGTAACAGAGATATTTGATGTTACGGAGTCAGAGTCACGTGCAATGTTATCGATAGATGAAGTcgagaataataaaaagttacaGTTCGATGAATGGGATGAACCAACATGGTTATCTGAACATACACTTAATAATG TTGTTACGGAGTCTCTGTATACTGATGGAAATCAACAGAGTATGGAAGACTTATCAGATATATCCCTAGAAGACGATATTCTAGGAGTGTCAAATATTTCTTCGGATACAGAGAGTGAGTGGGCAGTTAGTAAAGATCCACAAACAGTACAAGTTTCCAGTCCTCCAGATAGCAGGCCAGAAGTGGATCAACCATCGTTAAGTGTCTAA
- the bmm gene encoding brummer isoform X5 yields MTSNVLRVAREARQRTLGPFSPSFNVQAILLESLQKFLPNDAHIRVSGKLHISLTRVYDGKNVIVSQFSSREDLLQALLASAFIPFFSGLFPPRFHGIRYMDGGFSDNLPTLDENTITVSPFCGESDICPRDVSSQLFHVNFANTSIELSRQNIYRFARILFPPNPEILSNMCKQGFDDALRFLHRNNLLNCTRCLAVQSTFVVSETLDDNMDYDPECVECKMHRQEALVSKLPETVMTIFQDAIDSANKGLINWLFKHRSVKLLSLLSLPYTLPADVVYATFTNLIGNNIDTRTLEYKVVGNILHRPVQTISCSRHKASRFILNVPKLRRNLLELRTFFLEQLSMLFPKINIYYQQVPQTIKCHLAFTEYGSNIYSMEAVDETDSVYKNQKNLNLTLQYNEIQPWNDHTNKSKCVINMSDLSTVDDTLENILQVTSDQEAVMAYYYMDDNNKVQVTEIFDVTESESRAMLSIDEVENNKKLQFDEWDEPTWLSEHTLNNVVTESLYTDGNQQSMEDLSDISLEDDILGVSNISSDTESEWAVSKDPQTVQVSSPPDSRPEVDQPSLSV; encoded by the exons ATGACCAGTAATGTATTGCGGGTAGCACGTGAAGCGCGGCAACGCACTCTTGGCCCGTTCAGTCCATCCTTCAATGTACAAGCAATATTGTTAGAAAGCTTGCAAAAG TTCCTTCCCAATGACGCTCACATTCGAGTCAGCGGTAAACTTCATATCTCCTTGACGAGGGTATAcgatggaaaaaatgtaattgtgTCACAGTTCTCTTCTAGAGAAGACTTATTACAG GCATTACTAGCAAGTGcatttattccatttttttctGGTCTTTTTCCACCAAGGTTTCATGGTATTAGATATATGGATGGCGGTTTTAGCGATAATCTTCCTACACTTGATGAAAATACAATTACCGTTAGTCCCTTCTGTGGTGAAAGTGACATCTGTCCAAGAGATGTGTCTTCCCAATTGTTTCAT GTAAATTTTGCAAATACTAGTATAGAACTATCAAGGCAAAATATATATAGGTTTGCAAGAATACTCTTTCCACCTAATCCAGAg ATACTTTCGAATATGTGCAAGCAAGGATTTGATGACGCGTTAAGATTTTTACATCgtaataatttacttaattgTACTCGATGTTTGGCTGTGCAGTCTACATTCGTCGTCTCTGAAACCCTTGATGATAATATGGATTACGATCCTGAATGTGTAGAATGTAAAATGCATAGACAG GAAGCATTAGTATCTAAGTTACCTGAAACAGTTATGACCATATTCCAAGATGCAATCGATTCTGCCAATAAAGGTCTTATTAATTGGTTATTCAAACATCGAAGCGTAAAACTCTTATCGTTACTTAGTTTACCATACACTTTACCTGCAGATGTAGTGTATGCAACTTTTACAAA TTTGATTGGTAACAACATAGATACTCGCACCTTGGAATACAAAGTAGTGGGAAACATACTTCATAGACCCGTGCAGACAATTTCTTGTTCTAGGCATAAGGCATCTCG gttCATCTTAAATGTTCCTAAGTTACGAAGAAACTTGTTAGAAttaagaacatttttcttgGAACAATTGAGTATGTTATTTCCTAAAATCAACATATATTACCAACAAGTTCCACAAACCATTAAGTGTCACTTGGCTTTCACAGAATATGGATCAA ACATCTACAGTATGGAAGCAGTAGATGAGACTGATAGCGTGTACAAAAATCAGAAGAATCTAAATTTAACTCTGCAATACAATGAAAT ACAACCATGGAACGATCACactaataaatcaaaatgtgTTATAAATATGTCGGACCTTTCAACGGTTGATGATActttagaaaatattcttcAG GTAACTTCGGATCAAGAAGCAGTTATGGCATATTATTATATGGATGACAATAACAAAGTACAAGTAACAGAGATATTTGATGTTACGGAGTCAGAGTCACGTGCAATGTTATCGATAGATGAAGTcgagaataataaaaagttacaGTTCGATGAATGGGATGAACCAACATGGTTATCTGAACATACACTTAATAATG TTGTTACGGAGTCTCTGTATACTGATGGAAATCAACAGAGTATGGAAGACTTATCAGATATATCCCTAGAAGACGATATTCTAGGAGTGTCAAATATTTCTTCGGATACAGAGAGTGAGTGGGCAGTTAGTAAAGATCCACAAACAGTACAAGTTTCCAGTCCTCCAGATAGCAGGCCAGAAGTGGATCAACCATCGTTAAGTGTCTAA
- the Ankle2 gene encoding ankyrin repeat and LEM domain-containing protein 2 yields MNENEQMPQTLHVSCGNSNASNEQVFHAVYIPEKNVITENNMKDNVRVYLDKAEALKIIKEFKTGRLKSFKKRSEAEEYAKNGFEKVPCNNNSSTPTAVPVIEEKSNNFKAPRSQDLVSFRKLIKDGDLNAVKTTIWENPRYLIGSGDTPAILQEGCRYNALHIAVRADKPDMCELILNTVGNAEFIKLLYGDECKSYVDRAQIMLDLYLNTPDKGLNETPLHFAVKFGLKDVVKVLVSYPCCVKTLPNKYKQLPIDIICSRIYQKAEELKKEIRFLLEDQYYVPVLRSEDNTLQPVIGEPFSPTSPLNIQTDPISPRLEVRAFAGPMTKSCAVEFRKKWKTPTRLRMTPVKRITEDEFNFVSPINNLSLRLQDTEKGLERVGRDLAEEYQVSWKEFWPFLKDFADFRTPEGLMKLEKYLEQKFDDQILQHNQNLQNNRRNSISEKKAESVDEIDYLCNKLQSCSLLNMDSQDDNADELEFFTPPSSPKLIADSSDDEMQIAEEGPATFLEGSSPTKLDYAVYYAIPSSITSSMYPNIYCWQRDMHLVMKRDLHRTNNARLPRRKLIMSP; encoded by the exons ATGAATGAAAACGAACAAATGCCACAAACATTGCATGTGTCTTGTGGCAATTCTAATGCATCAAACGAACAAGTTTTTCATGCTGTTTATATACCTGAGAAAAATGTCATAACAGAAAATAACATGAaag ACAATGTTCGAGTTTATCTGGATAAAGCAGaagcattgaaaataattaaagagtTCAAAACTGGTCGTCTGAAATCGTTTAAGAAACGCTCAGAAGCTGAAGAATATGCTAAGAATGGTTTTGAAAAAGTaccatgtaataataattcttccaCACCTACAGCAGTACCTGTAAtagaggaaaaatcaaataacttTAAAGCTCCGAGATCACAGGATCTGGTAAGCTTTAGAAAGTTAATTAAGGATGGTGATTTAAATGCTGTGAAAACTACTATATGGGAAAATCCACGGTACTTAATTGGTAGTGGAGATACACCTGCAATTTTACAA gaaGGGTGTCGTTACAATGCATTGCATATTGCAGTCAGAGCAGATAAACCAGACATGTGTGAGTTAATATTAAACACTGTTGGAAATGCTGAATTCATAAAGTTACTTTATGGTGATGAGTGCAAGAGTTATGTGGATCGTGCACAAATCATGTTagatttgtatttaaatacacCAGATAAAGGACTGAATGAAACGCCGTTACATTTTGCAGTTAAATTTGGTTTGAAAGATGTAGTCAAAGTTCTCGTTTCATATCCGTGTTGTGTAAAAACATTACCAAACAAGTATAAACAGCTACCAATAGAT ATAATATGTAGCAGAATATATCAAAAAGCTGaagaattgaaaaaagagaTACGTTTTTTATTAGAAGATCAGTATTACGTACCTGTACTAAGATCCGAAGACAATACGTTACAACCCGTTATTGGTGAACCTTTTTCTCCAACTAGCCCACTG AATATACAGACGGATCCAATAAGTCCACGTTTAGAAGTACGTGCATTTGCAGGACCAATGACTAAATCTTGTGCAGtagaatttagaaaaaaatggaaaacgcCTACACGTCTTCGGATGACTCCAGTTAAAAGAATTACTGAAGATGAATTTAATTTCGTCAGccctattaataatttatccttAAGGTTACAAGATACAGAAAAGGGACTTGAACGAGTTGGAAG AGACTTGGCGGAAGAATATCAAGTATCATGGAAAGAATTTTGGCCATTTTTGAAAGATTTTGCAGATTTTCGTACCCCGGAAGGTTTAATGAAACTCGAGAAATATTTGGAACAGAAATTTGATGACCAAATACTTCAACACAATCAG AACTTACAGAATAAcagaagaaattcaatttccgaAAAGAAAGCAGAATCTGTTGATGAAAtagattatttatgtaataagtTACAATCatgttctttattaaatatggATAGTCAAGATGATAATGCAG aCGAATTAGAATTTTTTACACCGCCATCGTCACCGAAATTAATAGCTGACAGTTCTGATGATGAAATGCAAATTGCAGAGGAAGGTCCTGCAACTTTTCTGGAAGG atcTTCACCAACAAAATTAGATTATGCTGTTTATTATGCAATACCATCATCAATTACATCCAGTATGTACCCTAATATTTATTGTTGGCAACGTGACATGCATCTTGTTATGAAACGTGATTTACATAG GACAAACAATGCAAGGTTACccagaagaaaattaataatgtcCCCCTAG
- the bmm gene encoding brummer isoform X1: MNLSFAGCGFLGIYHVGVAVCFKKYAPHLLLDKISGASAGAIAACCLLCDLPLGEMTSNVLRVAREARQRTLGPFSPSFNVQAILLESLQKFLPNDAHIRVSGKLHISLTRVYDGKNVIVSQFSSREDLLQALLASAFIPFFSGLFPPRFHGIRYMDGGFSDNLPTLDENTITVSPFCGESDICPRDVSSQLFHVNFANTSIELSRQNIYRFARILFPPNPEILSNMCKQGFDDALRFLHRNNLLNCTRCLAVQSTFVVSETLDDNMDYDPECVECKMHRQEALVSKLPETVMTIFQDAIDSANKGLINWLFKHRSVKLLSLLSLPYTLPADVVYATFTNLIGNNIDTRTLEYKVVGNILHRPVQTISCSRHKASRFILNVPKLRRNLLELRTFFLEQLSMLFPKINIYYQQVPQTIKCHLAFTEYGSNIYSMEAVDETDSVYKNQKNLNLTLQYNEIQPWNDHTNKSKCVINMSDLSTVDDTLENILQVTSDQEAVMAYYYMDDNNKVQVTEIFDVTESESRAMLSIDEVENNKKLQFDEWDEPTWLSEHTLNNVVTESLYTDGNQQSMEDLSDISLEDDILGVSNISSDTESEWAVSKDPQTVQVSSPPDSRPEVDQPSLSV, encoded by the exons atgaatttatcgTTCGCTGGATGTGGCTTCCTTGGCATTTACCACGTCGGTGTGGCGGTGTGCTTCAAGAAATACGCTCCGCACTTACTCTTGGATAAGATTAGCGGTGCATCGGCTGGTGCTATCGCGGCCTGTTGCCTCCTTTGTGACTTACCCCTCG GGGAAATGACCAGTAATGTATTGCGGGTAGCACGTGAAGCGCGGCAACGCACTCTTGGCCCGTTCAGTCCATCCTTCAATGTACAAGCAATATTGTTAGAAAGCTTGCAAAAG TTCCTTCCCAATGACGCTCACATTCGAGTCAGCGGTAAACTTCATATCTCCTTGACGAGGGTATAcgatggaaaaaatgtaattgtgTCACAGTTCTCTTCTAGAGAAGACTTATTACAG GCATTACTAGCAAGTGcatttattccatttttttctGGTCTTTTTCCACCAAGGTTTCATGGTATTAGATATATGGATGGCGGTTTTAGCGATAATCTTCCTACACTTGATGAAAATACAATTACCGTTAGTCCCTTCTGTGGTGAAAGTGACATCTGTCCAAGAGATGTGTCTTCCCAATTGTTTCAT GTAAATTTTGCAAATACTAGTATAGAACTATCAAGGCAAAATATATATAGGTTTGCAAGAATACTCTTTCCACCTAATCCAGAg ATACTTTCGAATATGTGCAAGCAAGGATTTGATGACGCGTTAAGATTTTTACATCgtaataatttacttaattgTACTCGATGTTTGGCTGTGCAGTCTACATTCGTCGTCTCTGAAACCCTTGATGATAATATGGATTACGATCCTGAATGTGTAGAATGTAAAATGCATAGACAG GAAGCATTAGTATCTAAGTTACCTGAAACAGTTATGACCATATTCCAAGATGCAATCGATTCTGCCAATAAAGGTCTTATTAATTGGTTATTCAAACATCGAAGCGTAAAACTCTTATCGTTACTTAGTTTACCATACACTTTACCTGCAGATGTAGTGTATGCAACTTTTACAAA TTTGATTGGTAACAACATAGATACTCGCACCTTGGAATACAAAGTAGTGGGAAACATACTTCATAGACCCGTGCAGACAATTTCTTGTTCTAGGCATAAGGCATCTCG gttCATCTTAAATGTTCCTAAGTTACGAAGAAACTTGTTAGAAttaagaacatttttcttgGAACAATTGAGTATGTTATTTCCTAAAATCAACATATATTACCAACAAGTTCCACAAACCATTAAGTGTCACTTGGCTTTCACAGAATATGGATCAA ACATCTACAGTATGGAAGCAGTAGATGAGACTGATAGCGTGTACAAAAATCAGAAGAATCTAAATTTAACTCTGCAATACAATGAAAT ACAACCATGGAACGATCACactaataaatcaaaatgtgTTATAAATATGTCGGACCTTTCAACGGTTGATGATActttagaaaatattcttcAG GTAACTTCGGATCAAGAAGCAGTTATGGCATATTATTATATGGATGACAATAACAAAGTACAAGTAACAGAGATATTTGATGTTACGGAGTCAGAGTCACGTGCAATGTTATCGATAGATGAAGTcgagaataataaaaagttacaGTTCGATGAATGGGATGAACCAACATGGTTATCTGAACATACACTTAATAATG TTGTTACGGAGTCTCTGTATACTGATGGAAATCAACAGAGTATGGAAGACTTATCAGATATATCCCTAGAAGACGATATTCTAGGAGTGTCAAATATTTCTTCGGATACAGAGAGTGAGTGGGCAGTTAGTAAAGATCCACAAACAGTACAAGTTTCCAGTCCTCCAGATAGCAGGCCAGAAGTGGATCAACCATCGTTAAGTGTCTAA
- the bmm gene encoding brummer isoform X4 yields MNLSFAGCGFLGIYHVGVAVCFKKYAPHLLLDKISGASAGAIAACCLLCDLPLGEMTSNVLRVAREARQRTLGPFSPSFNVQAILLESLQKFLPNDAHIRVSGKLHISLTRVYDGKNVIVSQFSSREDLLQALLASAFIPFFSGLFPPRFHGIRYMDGGFSDNLPTLDENTITVSPFCGESDICPRDVSSQLFHVNFANTSIELSRQNIYRFARILFPPNPEILSNMCKQGFDDALRFLHRNNLLNCTRCLAVQSTFVVSETLDDNMDYDPECVECKMHRQEALVSKLPETVMTIFQDAIDSANKGLINWLFKHRSVKLLSLLSLPYTLPADVVYATFTKFILNVPKLRRNLLELRTFFLEQLSMLFPKINIYYQQVPQTIKCHLAFTEYGSNIYSMEAVDETDSVYKNQKNLNLTLQYNEIQPWNDHTNKSKCVINMSDLSTVDDTLENILQVTSDQEAVMAYYYMDDNNKVQVTEIFDVTESESRAMLSIDEVENNKKLQFDEWDEPTWLSEHTLNNVVTESLYTDGNQQSMEDLSDISLEDDILGVSNISSDTESEWAVSKDPQTVQVSSPPDSRPEVDQPSLSV; encoded by the exons atgaatttatcgTTCGCTGGATGTGGCTTCCTTGGCATTTACCACGTCGGTGTGGCGGTGTGCTTCAAGAAATACGCTCCGCACTTACTCTTGGATAAGATTAGCGGTGCATCGGCTGGTGCTATCGCGGCCTGTTGCCTCCTTTGTGACTTACCCCTCG GGGAAATGACCAGTAATGTATTGCGGGTAGCACGTGAAGCGCGGCAACGCACTCTTGGCCCGTTCAGTCCATCCTTCAATGTACAAGCAATATTGTTAGAAAGCTTGCAAAAG TTCCTTCCCAATGACGCTCACATTCGAGTCAGCGGTAAACTTCATATCTCCTTGACGAGGGTATAcgatggaaaaaatgtaattgtgTCACAGTTCTCTTCTAGAGAAGACTTATTACAG GCATTACTAGCAAGTGcatttattccatttttttctGGTCTTTTTCCACCAAGGTTTCATGGTATTAGATATATGGATGGCGGTTTTAGCGATAATCTTCCTACACTTGATGAAAATACAATTACCGTTAGTCCCTTCTGTGGTGAAAGTGACATCTGTCCAAGAGATGTGTCTTCCCAATTGTTTCAT GTAAATTTTGCAAATACTAGTATAGAACTATCAAGGCAAAATATATATAGGTTTGCAAGAATACTCTTTCCACCTAATCCAGAg ATACTTTCGAATATGTGCAAGCAAGGATTTGATGACGCGTTAAGATTTTTACATCgtaataatttacttaattgTACTCGATGTTTGGCTGTGCAGTCTACATTCGTCGTCTCTGAAACCCTTGATGATAATATGGATTACGATCCTGAATGTGTAGAATGTAAAATGCATAGACAG GAAGCATTAGTATCTAAGTTACCTGAAACAGTTATGACCATATTCCAAGATGCAATCGATTCTGCCAATAAAGGTCTTATTAATTGGTTATTCAAACATCGAAGCGTAAAACTCTTATCGTTACTTAGTTTACCATACACTTTACCTGCAGATGTAGTGTATGCAACTTTTACAAA gttCATCTTAAATGTTCCTAAGTTACGAAGAAACTTGTTAGAAttaagaacatttttcttgGAACAATTGAGTATGTTATTTCCTAAAATCAACATATATTACCAACAAGTTCCACAAACCATTAAGTGTCACTTGGCTTTCACAGAATATGGATCAA ACATCTACAGTATGGAAGCAGTAGATGAGACTGATAGCGTGTACAAAAATCAGAAGAATCTAAATTTAACTCTGCAATACAATGAAAT ACAACCATGGAACGATCACactaataaatcaaaatgtgTTATAAATATGTCGGACCTTTCAACGGTTGATGATActttagaaaatattcttcAG GTAACTTCGGATCAAGAAGCAGTTATGGCATATTATTATATGGATGACAATAACAAAGTACAAGTAACAGAGATATTTGATGTTACGGAGTCAGAGTCACGTGCAATGTTATCGATAGATGAAGTcgagaataataaaaagttacaGTTCGATGAATGGGATGAACCAACATGGTTATCTGAACATACACTTAATAATG TTGTTACGGAGTCTCTGTATACTGATGGAAATCAACAGAGTATGGAAGACTTATCAGATATATCCCTAGAAGACGATATTCTAGGAGTGTCAAATATTTCTTCGGATACAGAGAGTGAGTGGGCAGTTAGTAAAGATCCACAAACAGTACAAGTTTCCAGTCCTCCAGATAGCAGGCCAGAAGTGGATCAACCATCGTTAAGTGTCTAA
- the bmm gene encoding brummer isoform X2 encodes MVHTREFASLRKHLRVYTCFRNKKENKLLHRMLFIITGEMTSNVLRVAREARQRTLGPFSPSFNVQAILLESLQKFLPNDAHIRVSGKLHISLTRVYDGKNVIVSQFSSREDLLQALLASAFIPFFSGLFPPRFHGIRYMDGGFSDNLPTLDENTITVSPFCGESDICPRDVSSQLFHVNFANTSIELSRQNIYRFARILFPPNPEILSNMCKQGFDDALRFLHRNNLLNCTRCLAVQSTFVVSETLDDNMDYDPECVECKMHRQEALVSKLPETVMTIFQDAIDSANKGLINWLFKHRSVKLLSLLSLPYTLPADVVYATFTNLIGNNIDTRTLEYKVVGNILHRPVQTISCSRHKASRFILNVPKLRRNLLELRTFFLEQLSMLFPKINIYYQQVPQTIKCHLAFTEYGSNIYSMEAVDETDSVYKNQKNLNLTLQYNEIQPWNDHTNKSKCVINMSDLSTVDDTLENILQVTSDQEAVMAYYYMDDNNKVQVTEIFDVTESESRAMLSIDEVENNKKLQFDEWDEPTWLSEHTLNNVVTESLYTDGNQQSMEDLSDISLEDDILGVSNISSDTESEWAVSKDPQTVQVSSPPDSRPEVDQPSLSV; translated from the exons ATGGTACACACTCGTGAGTTTGCATCGTTAAGAAAACATCTCCGTGTGTACACATGCTTCAGaaataagaaggaaaacaaactCCTACACCGGATGTTATTCATCATAACCG GGGAAATGACCAGTAATGTATTGCGGGTAGCACGTGAAGCGCGGCAACGCACTCTTGGCCCGTTCAGTCCATCCTTCAATGTACAAGCAATATTGTTAGAAAGCTTGCAAAAG TTCCTTCCCAATGACGCTCACATTCGAGTCAGCGGTAAACTTCATATCTCCTTGACGAGGGTATAcgatggaaaaaatgtaattgtgTCACAGTTCTCTTCTAGAGAAGACTTATTACAG GCATTACTAGCAAGTGcatttattccatttttttctGGTCTTTTTCCACCAAGGTTTCATGGTATTAGATATATGGATGGCGGTTTTAGCGATAATCTTCCTACACTTGATGAAAATACAATTACCGTTAGTCCCTTCTGTGGTGAAAGTGACATCTGTCCAAGAGATGTGTCTTCCCAATTGTTTCAT GTAAATTTTGCAAATACTAGTATAGAACTATCAAGGCAAAATATATATAGGTTTGCAAGAATACTCTTTCCACCTAATCCAGAg ATACTTTCGAATATGTGCAAGCAAGGATTTGATGACGCGTTAAGATTTTTACATCgtaataatttacttaattgTACTCGATGTTTGGCTGTGCAGTCTACATTCGTCGTCTCTGAAACCCTTGATGATAATATGGATTACGATCCTGAATGTGTAGAATGTAAAATGCATAGACAG GAAGCATTAGTATCTAAGTTACCTGAAACAGTTATGACCATATTCCAAGATGCAATCGATTCTGCCAATAAAGGTCTTATTAATTGGTTATTCAAACATCGAAGCGTAAAACTCTTATCGTTACTTAGTTTACCATACACTTTACCTGCAGATGTAGTGTATGCAACTTTTACAAA TTTGATTGGTAACAACATAGATACTCGCACCTTGGAATACAAAGTAGTGGGAAACATACTTCATAGACCCGTGCAGACAATTTCTTGTTCTAGGCATAAGGCATCTCG gttCATCTTAAATGTTCCTAAGTTACGAAGAAACTTGTTAGAAttaagaacatttttcttgGAACAATTGAGTATGTTATTTCCTAAAATCAACATATATTACCAACAAGTTCCACAAACCATTAAGTGTCACTTGGCTTTCACAGAATATGGATCAA ACATCTACAGTATGGAAGCAGTAGATGAGACTGATAGCGTGTACAAAAATCAGAAGAATCTAAATTTAACTCTGCAATACAATGAAAT ACAACCATGGAACGATCACactaataaatcaaaatgtgTTATAAATATGTCGGACCTTTCAACGGTTGATGATActttagaaaatattcttcAG GTAACTTCGGATCAAGAAGCAGTTATGGCATATTATTATATGGATGACAATAACAAAGTACAAGTAACAGAGATATTTGATGTTACGGAGTCAGAGTCACGTGCAATGTTATCGATAGATGAAGTcgagaataataaaaagttacaGTTCGATGAATGGGATGAACCAACATGGTTATCTGAACATACACTTAATAATG TTGTTACGGAGTCTCTGTATACTGATGGAAATCAACAGAGTATGGAAGACTTATCAGATATATCCCTAGAAGACGATATTCTAGGAGTGTCAAATATTTCTTCGGATACAGAGAGTGAGTGGGCAGTTAGTAAAGATCCACAAACAGTACAAGTTTCCAGTCCTCCAGATAGCAGGCCAGAAGTGGATCAACCATCGTTAAGTGTCTAA